One Georgenia wutianyii DNA segment encodes these proteins:
- a CDS encoding DedA family protein, producing MPEFLSGWPFWLVFGFLFLGAMLRGQGIYWLGRLATDQALRRTHPEGGWRLRAHRALSGDGAQRGVAAVRTWGLVIVPLAYLTVGFQSMVMLGAGILRIGWPRFTLAQVPGSLAWAGIYSTIGFAVWSAAIAAAAGSPAGIAALVALVAGIVLLLVLRRRRARRVAEELLP from the coding sequence GTGCCTGAGTTCCTCAGCGGCTGGCCCTTCTGGCTGGTCTTCGGCTTCCTGTTCCTCGGCGCGATGCTGCGCGGCCAGGGCATCTACTGGCTCGGTCGCCTCGCCACCGACCAGGCGCTGCGCCGTACCCACCCCGAGGGCGGCTGGCGGCTGCGTGCCCACCGCGCGCTCAGCGGCGACGGCGCCCAGCGCGGCGTCGCGGCCGTCCGCACGTGGGGGCTGGTCATCGTGCCGCTGGCCTACCTCACCGTCGGGTTCCAGAGCATGGTCATGCTCGGCGCGGGCATCCTGCGCATCGGCTGGCCGCGCTTCACCCTCGCGCAGGTGCCCGGCTCCCTCGCGTGGGCGGGGATCTACTCGACGATCGGCTTCGCCGTGTGGAGCGCGGCGATCGCCGCCGCGGCCGGCTCGCCCGCCGGGATCGCGGCGCTCGTCGCGCTCGTCGCGGGCATCGTCCTCCTCCTCGTCCTGCGCCGCCGTCGCGCGCGCCGGGTCGCGGAGGAGCTCCTCCCCTAG
- a CDS encoding Fur family transcriptional regulator, with the protein MRPRITRQRAAVSALLERTEDFRSAQQLHESLRESGDTIGLATVYRTLQALADSGEVDVLRADDGETLYRRCESAKHHHHLVCRRCGTTVEISGAGVESWAEEMAALHGFTAVEHTLDLFGLCAECTRDDDRA; encoded by the coding sequence ATGAGACCCCGGATCACGCGCCAGCGCGCTGCCGTCAGCGCGCTGCTCGAGCGCACCGAGGACTTCCGCAGCGCCCAGCAGCTGCACGAGTCGCTGCGGGAGTCCGGCGACACCATCGGCCTGGCGACGGTCTACCGCACCTTGCAGGCCCTGGCCGACTCCGGTGAGGTCGACGTCCTGCGCGCCGACGACGGCGAGACCCTCTACCGCCGCTGCGAGAGCGCCAAGCACCACCACCACCTCGTGTGCCGCCGCTGCGGGACGACCGTGGAGATCAGCGGTGCCGGGGTGGAGTCGTGGGCCGAGGAGATGGCCGCTCTCCACGGGTTCACCGCCGTCGAGCACACCCTCGACCTGTTCGGGCTGTGCGCCGAGTGCACCCGCGACGACGACCGTGCCTGA